ATAGGACTAAAGGGTGTCCATTTGAGTACTCTTTGGCAACCATTTGAGACAAATGCCTTCAGTATTCCTTCAGACTTAAAAATGCCATTCGCAGCTGACAAGTTCCTTTCTATTAGTTTGAAAACTGCACTGGGTGCACAAGATATTTTACATGGCTGTGAGTCTATCTCCTTGATCCCACAAGATATTTTTCATGGCAGCGTGTACATCTCCTCCTTGGTTCCCCAAGATATTTTTCATGGCTCCTGGATCCTTAATACCGGCTAGTGACTAGATGTTCCATGGAAAGGTGGAAACTGCAACGTGCTACCTTTTTTGGCTGCTGGAAAGTTGAATTGACCTTTGAGCAATATTAAAATGGACTTATCTATTGAACCACAGAAGACATAGTGGGGGTTGAAAGTCCTAAATGAGTGAATGAACTAATTATCCACAAGAAATATTGTAAGATAGACTTGGTTCCCCTTAATCCTAAAATATAATGGCTCTAACCCCTTTTTTAATTAACTtcttttcatgtatatatataatcctTCAATTGAACCTACTCCTTCAACCATCTCAACTAAAAACACTAGCAAATTAAATATGACAAGCTCAACAACATCCACCCATTTCCCCCTAGAGTTGCTTGATAGCTTCCATCCAAGAAAACTTCTTTACCACCCAGCTCAAGAACACAAGTTTTCCATCATTAACTACTTCCATGCAAATGGATCTACTGTTCTCTTAGTCCTCATTTGCGCCATCGTTTCCTCTTGTGGGTTGCTTTGTATGGCCAAGTGTTCATTTAGAGGCCCAAGTTCTGTTGCTGCCGAATCTGGTGAGAACCGTTCAACCAAGTCAGCCAATGTAGGAGTTAAGCAGAAAGCCTTAAATGCCTTCCCTATAGTAAAATATGCAATTGAGTTGAGCCTAGACACCACTTGTGCCATATGCTTGTCCGAGTTTGCTGCTGGGGAGATTCTGCGGATCTTGCCAAGGTGCAATCATGGATTTCATATTCTATGTATAGATACATGGCTTAGTTCACATTCTTCATGCCCTACATGCCGGCACTGCCTGGTTGAAAAGGACCAAAAGACCAATAATTGTAGCCAGGAAGTGCCTGTGTCGATGCAGGAAACCATGAACATAGAAGTGAACTAGAAATTGTGCATTTTGGTGAAGTGGTTATTAATAATACCATCTTAAGAGGTTGAAAAGCATAAGTAGTTATCACTTATCGGTTTACCATTGAAACTGTCAACTAGTTTCTTCAAGATTAATGTACTGCAGGCGTGCGGCTTGTCGAAGAGTGAAGTAAAACATGCactgcaattttttttattaaaaagttaatcGAGTAAAATCCAGTGATTGGATCAAAATAAATACTCAAGTTCAACTGGTAGTATGATGATTTTTGTCTCTTGCACAAGGGAAATCCAATGTGGCAGTGGCAAAGAGGaaccattatttttatataaaaagaagggaaaaatcaGTAGTTTAGAAGCACTTTATACTGTTAAGAAACAATATCTAACAAAAGCAACTAAAGCTAAATAATTAATGTTAACTCTGGTTAGAATTGCCAAGTAAGGatcttaaaagaaaaaagagggcATTAAAGAAAGCAATGAGGTGGGGAGAAGTCAAACCCAGGCAACCTTTTTTCTACTTAATTGGGCTGGCAAGTAATTAGTGCAGAGAAAATACTGGAAGGGGTTAGTTGCCCTCAAAACCTTAATCTCATTGCCTCTTTTTTGGCATTTTTTTATGGGGACACAGTACCCTTTAAGAGTTTAGTAATATCGCTTTTCCTGGTTGCCTTTCACTTTCAGATTATCcacaaaagaaggaaaaaaacaaCAGGGAAATTTGGGAACAATTTCTAATATGGTGTGATTCATGTTTCAACGATCTTGATTCGATTCAGAGAACATTGTATGTATGAGATCAGTTAAGAAACCTCTTTTCCTTTTATAAGAGACGTCTCCAACTTTTGCTAACTAATCTCTTTTTCTTATGGATATGGAAAGAATTTCtacttttttccttttccttgttaaaaaaaattgtatttgggAATGAGAGAATTTGCTAAATTTAGAATTCAAACTTTCAAGCATATATTTAGGCAGTTGTgtataaatttacataaaaatatttcaatGCAGAATTATACGATtctcatgaaaattttacttaattgaactctcaaacttgaaaattgcatcgattaaatattttaaacactaATTTTTCACATTTATATGTCAActgatatttatttttatcttcctGATGATTTTATACGTCTAGTTTCACTAACAAGATACTATTTATCTTATATGGCccatcaataaattattttttttataaatcaacGTTTTCATTAAATAAATCCTCAAATCATTTACAATAGAAACTAACTGGCACGCATAAACAAACACAAACATaaaaaacaataaaggaaaaCTAACAAAACCAAAGAAAATAATGTCACCAACTAAGTTAAGAGTAagtaaaactcgattcgatttgaaaaaatttaaaaaaaaattagacctGATATCAAAAATTGAACATGAAATCCAAAACCCGAGACCGAACCCAAAACTGGTTAAATTGGGCCATGTGTATGAAATTGGGTCGACGGTCCAACCAATAGCTGAACCGGATTGGTCAGGCAATCACTGGCCAAGACTAAACCTATAGCAGCCGAACCGGCCAGACCCATTTATGCAAAATGACAACGGTTCGAGGTGTCAGGGGAAGTAGCATCGACAACAGCACCACCAGGCATGGTGGTTGTGACGGAAGCGATCCGACTATCGACGAGTGGTCGGCGACAGTGGTTCTTCGACAACAGAGCAGTGAAAAAACTAGGCTCCTAGTGGGTATTCCAAATATCATattgttttaatgaatttaatatttaatttgatttaatatttatctagatagtattttattaattcaattttaatatgagatattaaatttaatttaatatttatctaaataggattttattaatatgataaatttctagagatatttgacccctataaacgtgttatcgtttatagtttaaaatagcacaccaaaaatatatagaattgaATCAGTGGTGTCTGGAAGCGTATGGgtaaaattgtaatatagtaaagttctatagctatttaatacctttagttattagaactcaacttttacactttacgttatttagtcctttttatcaaattaggcatgtaaataataaaatttcttaacgaaatttttataaggCACTTCTGTCATGCTGTtggtaatataataataataaaataaattttctaactttgaatttgtggtcccaaaactattgctccgatttcactaaaaatgggctgttacactttCAACCAAGGTCTTACACAATCCCGAAATGATGCCATAGTatatttcaaccatggtctttccTTTTTGAATTTATTGTCATGATATATTTTAATCATGGTCTTTTCCTTTACTCAAATAAAGTAATCCAATCACTAATTCATAAATATGTACATTTAGATATTAATTCACTTCTATAATTTAAATGAACTACTTTAATTgaaatatgaacttacctcgactaaAACGGTTGCAAAAACAAAGCCGATGAATAATCTAATAAATTAGTTTTTCCTCAATTTAATTCCAACTATTGCGTTTCTTGATCTAGataataatatttcattcaattaatacaaTTCTAACACTTAGATAAgttatttaatacaattaagtccttccattatcattttacaaaattaccccgaCATTTtaccttttatacaatttagtcaaaACGTGTAATTTAATCACTTTTAAAGAGAAACTCTACTAGCCGATTTTCCTAGGGGCTCAATGCAACTCATATCTTTCATCAATTCACCCTATTTTCATTgaactttttctattttcttaaataggcccctaaacattaaaattatcaaaaatcacttaacaaaatatttatatttaactaccaaccttaataatctatcaactaagtTCTCAAACACTTCCAATTCATTCATGACAAGTccctaattttttaataattttacgaATTGACCCCAAGCTAACTAGATTAAACTAAatcgatctcaaaaacataaaaataacttaaaaacgAAGCTAAAAAACACAACTATGAAGAAAGTTTGCCGAAACTCCTTGGCTTCTCCAATGGTGTTTTATCGGTTTGAAAAGtatcaacataaaaaaataaataaataaataaataaggtgatatgtttgtttcttttcttttaacttgcttttcttttaattatattattaatttataacatataattaactaaaaaaatagtCATTAGCCGTGTATGCCTTTTAAATATGGAAGAATTGCTACTTAAGCCCTTGTACCATGATTTATTAGCCATTTAACACCTTTTAACCATTAAAactaacttttataatttttacgatttagttcttttcgcTAAATTAACTATTtgaacgttaaaatttcttaactaaattttaatatgaccctaaaaacactccgtaaatattttattacgactcaatttataaaaatgaggtcctatacctcattttctaaaaccacttgactttaaggacataccacttgaacctaattattctttcaattaacaaaatttattaaatcaaaatattgttttgactcataaatattaattaataatatttacgaactcactcgtaggatttgtggtcctgaaaccactgctTCTGACACCACTGACAAACGAGCTATTACACCAtaaaaactctaacttcaaataGATATCCTCAAATGTGCAAATCATTTAAGCTAGGCCTTTTACTCATCCAAAACTCATAAGAggtttttttagttgttttagttgGAATTCTATCGATTATATATGTTTGATCTTTAATGCTTCTCCTTAAAGTGATTCAGGCAAGGTAGAATGATTAATCGTATAACTTACCATGTACTCAAGTGTTCTGTTTTGTCTTTTAGCAACAACATTCATAGTGGGTAAACCCAACACAATGTACCATGGAACAATACCACTTTCCTCCAGGAATTTAACAAATAAACCGAACCATTATATTTGTGGCAGAACTTATCATCATGGTCATATTTAATGCATTTAATTCTTCTAACGAGTTGGTTTTTAACTTcaacattataatttttaattagacCAAGTTATTGTGATTTCTCATAAGGTAGCCACACCACGAAAAATCGTTTATGAATGTTAtgaaaaattattcatttaatttcttATTGGCATCAAATCTCTTGatatttatttgttttcctttaaTATAATTTACACACATcaaaatctgaaaaatcaaaggGGCCGATAATACTGACGGACACAAGTATCTCAATTCTCTTTTTAAAGATATTACATTTTATAGTCCATAAATGAACAACATTAATAAATGTTAATGCTCACCAAAAAAATTTACTATCAATGTTTATTAATTCTCATATATTCTAGTTAATTTGTTATCCCAATTTGTATATTCTTAAATATTATGTCGGTTAAATTAATAGTTTAAGCTTAAGCTCAATTTGATAATTactgaattaaatttaattttttaaattgaacagCACCTCACTTGAATTACTCAATTTTTATTTATCGAAAAAAGCATAAGAATAGAAACTATTGTTTTAAGAGATAAAATacatatatcatttttttaagcTTAGTTCATGATTTAATCCTTAAAGTATATCCTTTTTTTACTTTAGTacctaactttttttttctctgtttaGTACCTAAAATATCATTTTGTTAGAGTTTTTAGTCTATTTTACTAACGTacgttaaaaaaattgataaccaATCAAATTGTGCCACTTGTCTTtcttttgtaaaaaatatattaactttaaaaagttataaaaataaaataaatatatatagaaatcattaaaatacaaaaaaaaagcataattaaatatttttagccaaaaataaatcaaaaatcaagattcatcttttttatcttttctcTTTTCACCTCCTCCGTCATCCCAGCCCAAGAAATAGAGCTCAtcaatttcattaaataattaaatattttttaatttaaaaaaatatgagttGGTGAAAATTGAATATTGGTAATGATAATGAATcgtaaagaaagagaaaaaaatagaacATACCGATGTTACGTGAAAACCTTTTCAGAAAAAACTAcaggtaaagaaaaaaaaaattcactaattgttgaattcgaatgatacaaAAAAAGAGACGGCTACGTCTATttataagtttaaaaattttattctaatcaaagtctaATGGAAACAATATAGTAAAATTGAAACATCTTATTCGACCCTTGGTCTTCGCCCCATAAATCCCCCTatcttttcattaattttttaacagtATTTAGATCACACAACTCGATCTCAAATACAAAACACCCAAGTTAAAAACTACATTTTAAGCCTTTGATTCTTTTTCCTTTATGACAAATGACTAGTAAACAGCTAAATAGAATTCATACAAGGATTTGAGTTGAGTCTGACTCAAAACAATTTTGGCATTTACATCTCTTTTAAGTAAATTAcaacaaaattatatttaaaaagggttttaaggttaaaattaatGACCACTTGatgatgaattaaaaataatatatgtgtTCGTATTATCTCTCTGCACTAGTAAGCTTCATGCCTCCTTCCTGGTTCTAGCAGAAATCCTGAAAATGGGTCCAACACATAGGTTGGATGGATCCAGTTTGATGAGAAAGCCCATTGTGATGaacttcatcaactcagtggaCAAACATCTACAAGCCCTGATTCACCCTTTCACTATAAAATTCCCTTGTGCAGATACAGCTTTTGAATACGAAATTAACCATCTAAGCTGAACCTAAACTCACTCTGCCAAACTATGTCCATTGCCTTTACCACTCAATTTATCCAAGATTTTGTAGGAGAATTCCACTCTAGAAGGTTGCTGTTGCCAAACCCCGAAAACCACCACAATTCTTCACATCCTTACACTACTGCTGACATCACCTTCAATGGAAACCTTGTTGTTATGGTTCTGTGGTTCCTCTTGTGTGCCTTAATTTGCTCACTTGGATTGAAGTCCATCATTAAGTGTACATCTAGGTGCTTGTGTTTATTGACCTCAGAATCCGGAGGCAGCAGCACCACTGCCTCAGCTAACACAGGGGTCAAGCCAAAAGCATTGAATACCTTTCCAACAGTAAACTACTCCGATGAGTTGAAACTGTCAGGGTTGGACTCTGAGTGTGTGATATGTCTCTCGGATTTCGCACCGGGTGACCGGTTGCGGCTTCTACCCAAGTGCAATCATGGGTTCCACGTCCGTTGCATAGATAAGTGGCTAAGCTCCCATTCATCATGCCCTAAATGTCGTTACTGCCTCATCGAGACATGCCAAGAGATTGTGGGGAGTAGAGAGGCAAGCTCGTCAGAACCACCTTCTTCACTGCAACAAACCATTCTGACCATACCACCCATAGCTCCTGAATCTTTCATACATAGCTATAGGTCAATTAGCTTAGCTTAGATTAGCCCTTTTTCTGTTGTTGTTGGTTTAATTGTATCATATGTGTTGAAGCTTAAACATATATACTAGTTGAACCCTTGCTATCAGCTTAAATTTCTTAGTAATTGTCCGTTCATTTTAACATGATATGTACTAGCTAGGCTCCTCATTAGTAACCGATTGCAAGCTATCTTTTTCCTACCCTACTTCTgttcataatatatattatgtaaattacatttttatataaGCAATGAACTCTACTGCAtcgacttaattaattttttttattgataaaaagAAGAGGCTGTTTactgttcaattttttttgaaatgaaaaaatagACTAAGACACAGCAAGGGAGCAATTTATTGATTTGCTCAGTTATCCCTCATAACCAATAACCCCTCATCATGATCAATACTCCTCAGAAGAACGCCGCA
The sequence above is drawn from the Gossypium hirsutum isolate 1008001.06 chromosome A05, Gossypium_hirsutum_v2.1, whole genome shotgun sequence genome and encodes:
- the LOC107961425 gene encoding RING-H2 finger protein ATL78, with protein sequence MTSSTTSTHFPLELLDSFHPRKLLYHPAQEHKFSIINYFHANGSTVLLVLICAIVSSCGLLCMAKCSFRGPSSVAAESGENRSTKSANVGVKQKALNAFPIVKYAIELSLDTTCAICLSEFAAGEILRILPRCNHGFHILCIDTWLSSHSSCPTCRHCLVEKDQKTNNCSQEVPVSMQETMNIEVN
- the LOC107961424 gene encoding RING-H2 finger protein ATL78; this translates as MSIAFTTQFIQDFVGEFHSRRLLLPNPENHHNSSHPYTTADITFNGNLVVMVLWFLLCALICSLGLKSIIKCTSRCLCLLTSESGGSSTTASANTGVKPKALNTFPTVNYSDELKLSGLDSECVICLSDFAPGDRLRLLPKCNHGFHVRCIDKWLSSHSSCPKCRYCLIETCQEIVGSREASSSEPPSSLQQTILTIPPIAPESFIHSYRSISLA